A region of Theileria annulata chromosome 2, complete sequence, *** SEQUENCING IN PROGRESS *** DNA encodes the following proteins:
- a CDS encoding uncharacterized protein (DnaJ domain protein;~chr2.cand.355 - PF00226 DnaJ domain) produces the protein MEVASLSQNIEEYFDKRNCLVNELNYYEILELDSRCTKEDIRRSYYHFARIFHPDKCNKEEYLFVLNELKAAYDILSDEYKRIIYDIKHVANKKEEQSYEIKKETLENVYDLVRQKHLTFLQEKASMYLNILYYQYKNQGLIIKKAIFGNLNLAKPDSLNPLETIELKHLKGPFIDVTVQLQLLVQNGVLHLCNSTSYAFLPGFYNPIHFVNNIKSN, from the exons aTGGAAGTTGCAAGTTTGTCCCAAAATATCGAAGAATATTTCGATAAAAGAAACTGCCTGGTCAATGAACTTAACTATTACGAAATTCTAGAATTAGATTCGAGATGCACGAAGGAAGATATACGACGCTCATACTACCACTTTGCACGAATTTTCCACCCAGATAA GTGTAACAAGGAGGAGTATTTGTTTGTCCTAAACGAGCTCAAAGCAGCATACGATATTTTATCAGACGAATATAAAAGAATTATATACGACATTAAACATGTAGCAAATAAAAAAGAAGAACAAAGTTACGAAATAAAAAAGGAAACACTAGAAAACGTTTACGATTTAGTCCGACAAAAGCATCTAACTTTTTTGCAAGAAAAAGCTTCCATGTacctaaatattttatattatcagTACAAGAATCAAG gattaataataaaaaaggCAATATTTGGGAACCTGAATTTAGCAAAACCAGATAGTTTAAACCCACTGGAAACAATAGAACTGAAACACTTGAAAGGACCGTTCATAGATGTAACTGTTCAACTACAACTTCTGGTACAAAATGGAGTTCTGCACTTATGTAATAGCACATCATACGCATTTTTACCAGGATTCTATAACCCAATCCActttgtaaataatattaaatcaaattaa